One Raphanus sativus cultivar WK10039 unplaced genomic scaffold, ASM80110v3 Scaffold3245, whole genome shotgun sequence genomic window, AACAAGGGCAATCACGTTCCTCTGGAAGTTTCTtcgcagcagcagcagccatgGTAAATGTTTTACCAGGTGAAGCAGCTGGCATTATTACCTTCTTGAAAGACAAAAGGTTCGTCTCTGTCTATGTTTTCTTATGCTTCTCTCATGTGTTGTGGTTATTGTATGCTTCACTTTTTGAATATTTCTATACTTTTGATGTAGAGTGGACGAGCTCAGGAAGCTTCTTTCTGACAAAGATGCGCATCAGcagtttcttctctctcttgaCCAGGTCAAAATCCAGAGCAATGTGAGTCTTAAAAACACACTAATTGTTTGTCGATAACGGCGGTTGTTTATAGCTAGTTATGTATTGAGATTATTACTGGTGCTCATTGTTTTGGTTTCTGCCCATAAGAACAAAGATGAGCTCCGCAGAGAAACATTGCAGCTAGCTAGTAAGTGCTCTGTTGCTTCATGTCATTTGGTGAGAGACTTCCCTATCATCCAGAAATCTAACGACATTCTGATGGTCAAATGTAAACAGGAGAGAACTTAGAGAAGGAGCCACAGATAACGGAGCTCAGAAACCAAGCGAGTTATCAAcaaccaaaattatttttcgcattgAAACCAAactatgtttttctttaataagacaaaaacaaaactacacCAAAGTTTAAATTCTCTGTAATCTGATAAATGAAATTACAACAGCAAATCTTAGACAACAAAAAGCCAAAAGCCCCTTAAACGTTTTCTAAATAACATCTGTCTGTCTTCATTCTTTTCACTCATCAAGCAGGCCAGCTTCCTTGAGGGCACTCTTGTACTCTTCCTCTGAGTTCCAAGACTTAATCTCCTTAACTTGCGCTCCGAAGTAGCGCTCTATCTTCTCCATCACCTCTTTATCATCCCCATTCTCTAGAAGGAGGTTGAACACAGCCCCTGTCATACAAATACACAGTTTATAAGTTGATGATCATCAATGTCTAACTTGATGGTAACACCCAATGCTCACCTTTACGACCAAACCGACCAGCTCTTCCAACTCTGTGAAGGTAAACCTCATAATCTGGCTCCCCGGTTTCATATTTAGTAGGCATGTTATAGTTGACAACCAAATTCACCTGCAAGTATTTCATAACCGAGCAAGAGTCATTTAACCAAGAAGCATTTTAGGGGAAACAACAAGATGAAAGCAATAGGGTTGAAGAATAATTTACCCGTTGCTGGTCAAAACCTCTTGCAAGGACATCAGTTGCAATGAGGACTTGAGTAAGGCAGTCTTTGAACTCCTTCACTATCTTATCTCTCTCCTCTTGACTCATGCTACCATGAACACTTGTGACGTCATACCCCATTTCCGCAAGAGCTTTGTGCACTTTGCTTGCTGACACCTTCGTTTTCACAAATATTATGGTCTGGCCAATATCCCCCAGCTCCATGATCTGATCCTTGATGACTTCAATCTTGTCTTGCTCCTTTGGGCAAACCACTTTGTACTGTTTTACTGAGTCCAAAGCTAGATCCTCTCTTTTTACAAAGAGTTGGTTAGCGCTCTCGACTGTCCTCTGAACAAAATCTTTGACAGTTTCGTTAAACGTTGCCGAGAACAGAAGAACCTGTTAAGAAAAGAGGCCAAGAACACAAGCACGTAATCAATTTTAGCATAAGAAAGTAAAAAGCAAAAGAATTTCGTTCAAACTGAGACTAACAACCATGTCGAAAATTAAATAACACAATACATCTTTCTAACAGTAGGCACAGATTCATCATCAAACTAACACGGAGATATGTCTTACTAACATAACGGGCTCTATACAATAAGAGACACAGCTGATGTCTATATTCATCCTACTTATTGTATAGAAGGGTATAATGGTAGTTATGGCCACTAAATATCTATATTCATCC contains:
- the LOC130506443 gene encoding vacuolar protein-sorting-associated protein 37 homolog 1-like — encoded protein: MVNVLPGEAAGIITFLKDKRVDELRKLLSDKDAHQQFLLSLDQVKIQSNNKDELRRETLQLARENLEKEPQITELRNQASYQQPKLFFALKPNYVFL